The Clostridium sporogenes genome contains a region encoding:
- a CDS encoding ribokinase — MKFKNFLNFKIFFCNSFEKIPGGKGANQAVPDSFIGALNTKINSENIMLKSLLEAVKFGDEVSAIAVQRKGAQPSIPYLEVVESIYKEDQ, encoded by the coding sequence ATGAAATTCAAGAACTTTTTAAATTTTAAGATATTTTTCTGTAACTCCTTTGAAAAAATACCTGGGGGAAAGGGTGCGAATCAAGCAGTACCAGATAGTTTTATAGGTGCATTAAATACAAAAATAAATTCAGAGAATATTATGCTTAAATCCTTATTAGAAGCTGTTAAATTTGGGGATGAGGTTTCAGCCATTGCAGTACAAAGAAAAGGAGCACAGCCATCTATACCATACTTAGAAGTAGTAGAAAGTATATATAAAGAAGATCAATAA